From the Drosophila simulans strain w501 chromosome 2L, Prin_Dsim_3.1, whole genome shotgun sequence genome, the window CAGCACAGAGGACTAGAAGAAAAGCTACCAGTAGACCAATTGCCCAATCGCCAATGGAACCACCTGACGAGCCACCTGCACTGGCCAGGTTTGTGCCGGGATGTGCCAAAGGATCCAAGGCAATCTCGACAACAGCCATGCTGGATAAGGAGTTATGACGCCCCGAGGAAGCTGAGACAACTAGACTGATATCTCGACCATCCATGTACAGATTTCCGTCTCCGTCGCCATCGAGCTTGAGTTTCCTCTTGATTAGGACAGCCCCGCTGCTACGGTTTACCTTGAAATGCGAGTGTGGGGCACTTAGTTGATAGACCACTCGTCCGTCTGGGCCACTGTCACTATCAGTGGCAGTCACTTGACCCACTACGTAGCCTTGGGGCAGGGCCACGGCAGCGGGCAGCACAAACCTATAGGTGCGCTCTGTGAACTGCGGGGTGAACTCATCCCTCGACTCAATCTCCACGCGCACAGCCACACTGGCCTTCTTACCGCCCATATCGGAGGCGAGCAGCTCCATGTCATAGCGCTGTCTTTGCTCATAGTCGAATACGAAGGCGGATGTAACCAGACCACTTTCTGAATCCACTCGGAACATTTTCCAAGAGCTCTCGTCGCTGGGAACAGGACCTATGCTGTAGTTTAATTGCCCGAAGGGTCCCTTATCCAAGTCACTGGCATGAGCACGGAATACGGAGCTGCCAACCGGCTCGTTTTCAGCCAGGAAGTGTACATATTCAGATAGCGGGAACTTGGGTTCGTTGTCGTTCTCGTCGTGGAGTTCCAATCGAAAGGGTTGCAGGCTGCAAAGTGGTCTTTGATGATGACTATCGCAGGCTTGGATTATAAGCTCGTAACTCTTGGCCCCCGAATCGTAGTCCAAGCGATTGTTCACAAAGAGAACGCCGGTGACCAGATCTATCGTAAACATGTGCTCATCATTGCCAGAGGTTATGTCGTATACCACTTCTGAGCTTGGGGTGTTCTCCTGATCGGCATCAATGGCCTGCAACTGCGCTATGGAGTACCTCAGAGGAGCAAGTTCGCTGATCTCAGCCTCATATTTAGCGCTTCGATCGAAAATTGGGAAGTTATCGTTGGCATCCAGGATTGTTATGATTACTGAGATTCCAGACGAGGAATTTAAGCTTGAAATAAGTGGAGGTCCATGTGGTTGGCTTAAAACCAATCGCAGTTTGTAGAGATCATTGCGTTCTCTATCCAATGGCTTGACCAAAACAATTGCTTTGGATTGGAGCAACTCAAAAGCGGATTCTTCATTTCCAGCAACGATAGCTAGGGACTGATCCAAAACATCCTGTCCCAGCTGGAGAACAACCGATCCCAAAGGAGCTGACTCGCTTATCTGAGCCCTATATTGGTTCTGTAGGAATTGAGAACGTCCGGAACCGTTGTCACTTGCCTGTACTCTCAAAAGTGTTGAGCTTTTCAAAACTGGTTTTCCTGCGTCCTTTGCTATAATTCTTACAAAATAATCCCCGCTAGGGGATACGGCCGGCTGTAAACTGGACATATTAACAGACACAACACCATTTGATGGGTGCACAGTGAAACCCTCTTGGGCCGGTTCAATGATATAAATAACCTTTGAGTTATTGCCCTCCGAGTCTGCGTCAGTGGCGTTGACAGTTAGGAGATCGAAGTCCACGGAAAGACTCTCGCTGATCTCGGATATAgctggcaaaatggcaaagtaaGCCGGAGGCTGTTGGGCCAGGAATACGGGTGCATTGTCGTTTTCATCGTTCACTCGCACAGTGAGGACAGTGCGAGCTTCATGGGCTGCATCCGAAGCAATCACGTCGAGTTCATACTCCTGCTGGAGCTCATAGTCCAGGCGACGTTTTAGAACCACCTTCCCGCTATATCGATCCAAGGCAAAGATGGACATGTTTTCTATATCCACGGTGGACTCTGCGCCAAGGCGGTAGGTCAGGGCGGGGTAAGTGTCCACATCGTTGGCTGAAATAGAGGTTATCACGGCTCCAAGTTCAGTAGCTGAAAAAGATGGGAAATGGAataattgaaaagaaaatttattacgagtaaattatattattacattattattattattaactcttgagtattttgaaatattgtatatttatttacgaaGCATGACTTACCTTCACTGACAGTGACGAGATTGTTTGGCGGAAAAGTGGGCTGGTTGTCATTCACATCGACGATCTGCACCCTTATTGTGGCCGTGCCAGTCATTTGGGGCACTCCCTCATCGGTTGCAATTATCTTGAGTTTATATATATCGCGTATCTCCCGATCCAGAACTATGTTGGTCCTCACTATGCCACTGAAGGCCGGTTCAATAACGAATGCATTGTCGTGGTTGCCATCAACGATGTGATATCGCAGCCGGGCGTTGGAGCCCGCATCCGAATCGAAGGCATGAACTTGTGCCACAAAGGTTCCCTTGTTGTTTCCTTCTGAAACCGTTGCCACAAATTGCTTCTGCGAAAACTTTGGGCTATTGTCGTTCTCGTCTTCAAGCTCAATCACTAGCTCCGCATAGCTGGCCAGGAATGGAGCATCTGCGGTGCGAGCAACTAAGACCACACGTATTTCATTTGGTTGGCTGTTGGTCAGGGCGAAAGATGAGGAAGTCAAGGCCCTTTGCGATCGGGTGCTATTATTTGTATCATCCTCTGATGATTCCTCCAATTCCTCCTCATAATGCAGAGCTCTGGCACGATTAAAGGCTGACATTGAGGGTGTGGAGAAGCGGTCGTAATCAAGTAAATGGGGCTTATTCACCCTTATTTCACCTGAGAGTGAGTCTAAGGACAAAATTCCATCTTCATTACCAGCCCCAAATGAGAATTGCACCTTTTGCCGGCGGCCATCACTGCGCAGTGCAACCACTTGAAGAAGTCTTGTACCCGAAGGAGAATTCTCCTTGAGCATAACTCGATAGGTCTCGTTTTGGATCCTAAGAACTGGAGTTCCTTGCGGAGCTTCACCTATTAGAAGTTCAATGAGGCCCAGGCTGGATTGAGGAGGAGTTCCCTTATCCCTGGCAACGACCTCCAGGTGCAAAAGCTTCCCAGATTCACTGGCCAAACTCTGAGAGGCACTCAAGGCACCCGTGCTTGGATTTATTCTGAACTTGGCACTTACTGCTGAATTTTCAGCATTGAGGGAATACACAATCTCGGCATTCGCACCCAAATCTGCATCTAGGGCTTGAACCTTCAGCAAAGTCTGGCCAGGTTGGATGAGAGCTGGGACCTGCCCTATATAGGGATATCGCTCGAAAACGGGTCTGTTGTCATTAATATCCAGCACGTTGATCTGCACCGGAACCGTAGCTGATCTCACTTCATAACGTCCTCCGTCCGTGGCCAATACCATGAAGTTGTAGCTCGCCTGCAGCTCGCGATCCAGTTTTCTGCAAGAAAAACAGAGATAGGCAAAGGGGAAACGATTCAATTAATGGCCCAAACACGATCACTCGGCGATGGGCGCCGCTTGCGACACTAATTAGGTATCTCTGGGACCCCCTGCTCTCTCTTACATACAATATATAATCGAAATCCCACCGACAATTAGCCACACGAAATGATTCGCAATGGATCCAGGCAGCAAGAAAGATCTGACGAGGTGGAGACACTGAGAGAAACGCATTCATTTGAACCGAAAACGTATCTATTGGACGTTTCGTCCCCAAAGAGATTCAACACGAATGCTATTTTCCTCCAGTGCATATAGTTGTAGGGTTGTCTGGTAATTAAGTCATTTGTTTGTGGTCTTCCCACTGGAGCTGCACACTCGCATTAGCATTCGCTCGGCTTGAATTGACTTGATATGCGGCCTCAGTTGACTCGTCTTCTTGGCCAGAAAACTAATCCCGGCAGTCGGGACGCCCTGCCTATCGCTATCACGCGGCTCTCGTGCTCGGCTCCCCTGGAACATGTTTGCTGCCACAAATAATAAACCTAAATGATTGCAATCCTTCGCAGCTGAATTAAAGTCGCTCCACTCGGAGGGCAGTCGCCGCCGTTCCATGCCATTCCGCGCTTGCATGTTGGCCAATAAAACGAATTTAGTGAATTACAAGCTCATCCCGGGCAGAGGGCCATTTTATGAATTGAATCAGTCAAACTGAAGTGAAGGAACAGCGAGTTGGCTTGTTCAGAGCCCAGATCTCCTCGTTTCTATCGTCCACCCCCCCTTGTTTTAGGATGAATGTGAAACAACAGCAGAAATGCTTTCAAGGGTCAGTCATCAGTCGAGGCTGTTTTTGTTACTGTTGTTGATCAACGGGCGTGGACTTGGGGATTGTGATTGCGAAAGAAGGGATCGGGGTAGGGTTGGGAGCTGAGGGATTGGGCTAAGACTTGGCATTCACTGAGGGAAATTTGGTTGAATAAGACTTGGGATGCTGATTATAAAGCTAACTTTgaagcattttaaaaattgtttttgaattaCTTTTCACTATAAAGTACCTCCTGTTTTTACtaataatttttctcagtgcagcgGTTAGCCCTAAGCTCTTGACTATGCTCGCTTGTCCATCGCCAGTCAGTCAGACgggcataaaaaaataaaattaaacctAGCAAAATCGGACTAAACAAGCGGCAGGCGCATTTTTGTCTTGCCCCCTGTTTTCTTGCCCCGTTTCCCTTTAGACTGCCAAGGCAAGGTTAAGTCCAGATCCGAGTTCCAATCCAGGTACCAAGTGCCGAGCTCCGAGCTCCAATACCGATTGCAAGTCCAACTGCAAGTCCAAGACTAACAACAACGTCACGAATTGTCTCTCCGTCAGTCTGATTGTCTGCTCTACAATTCTGCTCTGTGCGCTATTGCCTCGCCATGTGGAGCTTCTTGATCTTTATTCTTGACTGTGgtctttttgtgtttttttttgtgcttttcgGCGGTGGCGggtatttcgtttttattgtttgccgaCAATCAGTGAAAGATAAAAATTGGTACATGACAGCGGATCGCGTTTGTATAAATGGCAACACTGACGCTACTGTCATTTCAAGTGCCCCCTGCTCGGGAACTCCCCTTCCCCTTTATATACCACCCGGTTCTCCGTCATCCGATCCCCGATCTTTCTTTCTCGGCCGGAACTGAGCAAGAGCTATGTCAGACGGAACAAGCAATTGTTGTCATCATTGATTGTCAATAAGCATAAATTTTGCACCGGAGGGGGCCCAGGAATGCCACAAAGAagtgcagagaaaaaaaaacccacacGATGATAATTTAAGGGTTTAGATATGGTGTACTTTCATGATAGACGAGATATTTCTCCATGTGCACAGGCTATAATCAAGAAACGCACTTCGGTGGACAGGGGCTCATTGAGGATTCACGTTGGACTCCGATTCGAGTTGTGTAGCCCCACCTTATGCTATTTATAGGATTGTCTGTGGGAGGAGATGGCGCAAAAGTGCCCAAAAGCAGGATGGCGAAGGGAGGGGCAGTGATGACAGGAGACGGATTCGCAACATTGTCGCTGGTTGCGTAGGCTGCTGATACACCTCGGATACATCGATTTCCATGCCGCATTAGCTGAGGAAATTATGGCAATGGGTTTTTGTCGCGCGTCCTTGCTTCAGATCGGTCTGTGCGATAAGATCAAGCCAAGCAATGACCCACAGATACCCAAGAGATCACCTAAGTACAATCAACTGAAACTTACCCCACGGTGGTGATTAATCCGCTCTGGCTGTCGATGGCAAACTGCCATTGCGTTTCATTGGCCAGCGAGTAAACGAGTCTGGCGTTGACGCCCAAATCCGCATCCACCGCACTGATCTGCACCACACTGGTGCCCAGTGGTGCGTCCTCCTGCACACTGCCAGTATATTTGCTCAGCTTGAACCTTGGCGCATTGTCGTTCTGATCCTCAACGAATATGGTGATGTTGCAGTGTCCTTGACGGCTTTTCGGTTGCCCCCGATCGGAGGCCTGGATCTGCAGGGTGTACCGAGAGTTCTGTTCTCTATCCAAGGGTCGGGCACTTAGCTCTCCTGACCTGGAGTCAATGCTGAACTTGTTGCCCAGATTGCCGCCTATATTGGAGGAGATATAATAACACAATAGAACAATTACTTTAGTTTAGccttttaaaaatagaaaacctaacttatttcaaaaatatataatattcagATGAAGTTTTTCCTTGATCTTACCCGTAATACTGTAAATAAGATCCGCATTCGGACCTTCATCCAGATCGCTGGCCACCACAGTGTGGATTACACCGGGTTCACTGTTCTCTGGGACTGATAGACCATAACATGACCCTGGTCGGAATTCCGGGGAGTTGTCGTTGACATCTCCTACCGTTATGTAAATTGTGGCCACATCGAAGTGCTGGCCGTTCGATGTATCCCCGATGCTGTCCGACGAGCGTTGCTTTCTCACCGCTGAAGAGGACAACGTCGACAGGCGGTTGGCATCCCGTACGTAGACAGGCAGGACATAACTTGCCTGGGACTCCCGGTCAAACTGTCCCCGGGTGGTAATGATGCCCCTCTGCCAGTCCACGTGGAACAGATCATTTGCCACGCCACCGGGAATTTCATAGCTCAAATTAGCTGCAATAAGGAGTGTGGGAAGAGTAAGATATTAGTAGATCGTATATTTGGCAATAACTCATCTTCTCTACAAATATTGATAATTAATGCATTGAATTCCTTACCATTTTCTGCACCGTGCAGTGATTTTGCAGTAACTTGCAGGACGAAACTTCCGCTAGGAACGTTCTCCAAAATTGTGGCTCGATAAACAGCCTGAAGAAATCGGGGTGGATTATTGTGACTGCCTTGGACGACAAGGTGCAGACTTAAAGAGCTTTTCTTGGGCTCCGGTTGACCATGATCTTTGGCTGTGATAATTAGATTAAACCGTCCACCTTTTTCCACGTCCTCGGTGGCCGGTGGCAGGGACTTAACCAGCTCAATTATTCCTGTTTGGGAATTGATTCTAAAGCGGCCTTCCCCGTTGCCCCCCGTGATTTCGTAGGTAAGTCGTCCATTATCCCCGGAATCCTCATCCACGGCTACAATGTGCGCCACAACCTCGCCAATTCTAGTTGCATCACTTATGAAAAGAGATGCCGTTTTGCCACCACTTGAATTGGGTGAAACAAACTGCGGGGCATTGTCGTTGGCATCTAGAACTTGCAGTCTCACGGTCACCGAAGTCTGCAGTCTTTCTGTTACATTCGAGGATTGATCCAGTGCCTGGACAATGAGAAGATACTCCTGCACAGCCTCGAAGTCCAAAGGAGCCTGCAGACTGAGTGCTCCCGTCAAGGAATCCATGCTAAAAATTGCCTGCTCTTGGCTTTCATTGAGTTGGGGGAAGTATCGGATCAATCGATACTGTAGGTCGCCATTGGTTCCCGTGTCCGCATCCGTGGCCGTAAAGTTGTGTATTATTGTGCCAACTGGAGTGGCTTCGCTCACCTGAGTTATGCatagacaaacaataaaatggaaatattaaaatcgaCGTTGACAGATTCAAGATTTAATTTGCTGATGCggtaaaagttaaataaattcgGTTCAATTAGTATTCAATGATCACAAATAAGTTACCTGAAGGTCGATGGGATCCTGTGGCCATTCGGGGGCATTATCATTGACATCGGCCACCTCGATCTTAACCGTGATGGCGCTGCTCTGCGGATTATTAGTAGCAGTGGTATCTAAAGCCCTAATTTCCAACCTAAATTCGGATTGAACCTCTCTGTCCAAGAGACGAGCCACGACCAGGTTTCCCGAATGACGGTCGATGTCGAAGGCAGCTTCGATCAGGTCCTTGGTCAGGGGATTTAGAGTGTAGGTGACGCGCAGATCCTCGAAGGACTCCTCCACGCTATTTCTGACGACATCCGCCGGACGTTCGATGGGACTGATGGAACCGACCACATGGCCAAGGGCGGCATCCTCGCGTACCTGCACAAATACCAATTATAGATTATTTTCGTGGCTTATTAAGAGGAATATGGGAGGTGCGGTCGGTCGAAAAGCGGAGGAAGATGACTTCTTGGGTCGCTCTACTTGGACCTGGTTGTTGTTCGCCGCGTATCTTAATCTCAACAACAGTGTTGAAAATCCAATCTTAAAGCAATAATTCATACTTCAAGATTACGAAGGcagcaaacatttaaaaatttcattccCCCCACCAAAAGAGAAGAGGCACAGAACAGAGGAACCTGAATCTTGAAAGGAAGCCTGTCCAGACTCAGGTCTCCAGTCCCAAGTCGCCGACCAATggcattaaaaagaaattatgcATTCCGACCAAGTTGGCGGCCCCGAAAATCACTGCAGAAAAATGTTGTGAACCATATGAGCAGCGGGATTTGGTAGTTGAGAGGAGGTGGAGAATCTTCGAAGACACAAGAGACTCCTCACAagaatttaatatgcaaaaccGCAAAAACCGTTCCATAAGGTCCTTTCAACGAAAAAATGGAACGAAACAAGAAAGGTTCTTTCTTGCAGTGGGTATcttttttcataaaataaaaacattgcaAATATTGTTTGGGTCGCCAAAATGGAGACACAAAAATGACAGTCACGAGATTTATGCCCCGCCAAGATTACGCAGTTGGCTGCCCAAATGGACGGTGGTAAAGAGGGCGAAGGAAGACGGAAgactgcactgaaaaaaactAGGGGCTTTCGTTTGCTTGATTGCACTACGGTTTTTTAAACAATAGACTTTTTAAAGCacgcaaaagaaaaaaagataTTTGTATTTAGGAGATATACTAGAACTTTTCATAAGAGAATCCcgttttttttatgtgttcaAGGTTAACTACTGACTAAAGTATGcgattttttcattttggatttggccaaattatTCACAGAGCCAAGCCACAAAATGGAGTATGATTTGTactgcatttttatggcaggGTCCTAAATAAAAGGGGAAAGGGGTTACGAAAAACGCGGTTCATGAAAGAGAGTGGGATCTGCTGGTGGGGGAATTGCTTAATTACATCGGATTTATTGTGGCAATCCGTCGCTGAGTAATTGGCATCAGCGGACAACGCCGACTGCGACTTTACGGCAGAGTGCATCTCTGTTAGTTTAACGCCAACGCAAAAGAACAAAAGCCGAAACGAGAGTGCGGCACGGAATCAAAGCGAATTCAAAAGGCCGACCGAAATGCAACGAAATGTGTCAATTTTAATTGTGGCCGAAGCGGATTTAAGGGACGCACAAGGTCTCGACCTGGGATCCTCGGGTTTTGCTGTGGGCAAGCTCTTCCCCTGCTCCTTGACAGACTGAGTTTGCCCTGCGAGAGGCAATTAAATGCATGTCAAAGCGTCGCAGCCATCAGCCGTTGAGGCCGCGTCTCAGTCCGAATTCACAGATCTGAGGAAAGCCTGGGATCCGGGGAAGTCGGGGAACCCGGAGAACCGGGTACTTGGGAGTGGAGAGTATGCAAAACATGTGCGAATCGAACgtgataaaaatgttaaagGGTTCCCAAGCGAAAGGAGAGGCCAAGAAGCGGAGCAGCATGCCAAAATCTAAGCAGGCGAGTTCCTTAAGGCACGAGGCGACTCCTCCTTCAACCGCCTCCGTCCGTCGGTCTCTGATCTCTCAACTGACGTCTCGAATCGCACTTAATAGGCCTAGCTAAGATCTCCCCCTTTTGTGGGAAGGGGCCTGAAAGGAGGAGGCGACTTGTCACAGAGCATAGTGACAATTACGCGTGCGCAATGAAAACGCCGACAATGGAAGACTTTGATGGCGAGCACTGTGAAAAATAGGGCTGTAACTTGAAGAATTGTTTTCGTAAGATGTGCGAATACAACCAGCCAGGTTGTACATTGGTACTTCTAGCCCTAAAAGGCACCGGAAAACGGCTTAACTAAACCAGAGTGTATTAATGCATTTGGTCCTTCGCACAGGCATACGTGTAATGGCAATTACGAACCGGGTTTTTGGCTTGGTGTAAATTTGGCCCTCAGGGctttaaatgcaaatcgcGACACTTCCCACGTCTGTGGCACTCTGTGACATCTGCTTCCGAGCTCTTTAAAGGGGCGGCTGTGGGAGTGGGAAATGCACCAGGAGGTAGAGGTGACCAGGAAGGGATTCGGTCGGGCAGAGTCGTGTTCTCGGCTATTGTCACGTGAGGCCATAGCTGCGGCTACAAATCATCCGCTGCAACAAAGGCGGCGAGGCGAAGGCACTTGGCAAGAAGCAAGGAAACTGGAAAAGGCGACAAACGCGCTGCTCACGATTGTAGGGAAAATGGTCGTGTAAAACTGGAAGCGTCAAATAGACAAAAGTTTTCCAGGAAATGTACCGCttgctgctcctccaactTGGTTGCCCCCTCTCTTAACCattccatcccatcccatcccgaAATGACCCTCGCATAAATCTCGCACTCACCCTGAAGACCAAGCTGGAACTGGTAAATGTTGGGCGGTTGTCGTTCAGATCCAAAACTTCAACCCGCAACATCCGTACTGTCTCCCTGGGCGGACTGCCGCCGTCGGAGGCGGCCACACCCAGGCGATAGATGCTCCTTTCCTCGTGATCCAAAACCACTCGAGTTCGGATCACTCCGCTAGTGGGATCGATGCTGAATAGTCCGTGGCCATCAGAGTCCCGTCCCTTGACAATTGAATACGTAATGGAGGCATTCTGCCCGTGATCCCGATCGACGGCTCGAACTCGCACCACTTCAGTTCCCGGTGGTTGCTCCTCTCTTACGCTCACCACATCCTCCTGCGGATCTGCGATCTCGGGTGCGTTATCGTTGACATCGCTTACGTGGATGCGTACGGGAACGCGGGCACTTCTCACTGGGGTTCCCTGATCACGGGCCTCCACTACAAGGTCGTACAGCTCCCGGAGCTCTCGATCCAGAGGTTCCCGGGTGGAAATTTCCCctagaaattgaaatttaatttatgatattttattttacttatttaaaaactcataaataatTACTTTGCACTCCAAAAATAAACTGATAGATGAGAAATATGATTCTATCTCGGAATGTACGATTTTAGAATAGTAGGAACaggtttttgattttggtttttggctcaACTATAATTGTCTTAAGAAATGTTGTATCGAGGACTCCTTTTGGTGCATGCGAGCATTGTTGCCACCTAACTGGGTCGCATATGATTATTGCCTCCGAAAGAAATTCATGTCATGCGAGTGCAAGCGGAGCGGAACCTGTTTGCCAGGATTAGCTGCACGAGATTtccatatttaatttaaatgagaCGAGACGGAGAGGTGTCCCATACGAAAGTATACAGTACCGCTCGCCTACAGCGGACACGCACATGGATGCGACGGACAGTGGCTGGATGTCAGGCCAATGATATTCCATTGACGGATGAGCTGACAGCGTTAAAACTGTTGTTGCCCGAACACTAATGGTCAGGCATCGGCATCGGGAACCACGTTTGAGACCCAGTCGAGATCTCGGATATCTCGGCGATCGCATTTTATCGCTTGGCAGGAGCAGGTTTGCCATGCGCTTGATCTATGGGCCAGCGGAGATGCAATATATGCACAGGAAGAAATCtcattgaaaattatttaaaggcCTAATTAGATTTAGGTTGAATGCTGTTCGAATCAATTCGATAAGTAAAAAACTGAATCTTAAATGTTAGGTAAAACAATACCTTCTTATTTAATCAACCAGAGTCTAAACACTTTTCTTTGTGTGTAAGCAATGTGAGCTGGATCTCCAGCCTTTAGAGGTTTGAGGAGCAGTAATGAATGACCGTGGGTCATGGCTGGTGGCTTGACAGTTGCCACCGCCACCGGAGCGGCGTTGAGTGAGTTGTTCCCTGTTAGAGCAGgcttaatttatggccaaaaggaagcCCGACTCACCTGTGACGGGATGCACCTGGAAGCTGGAGTTGATCGGCAGCAGGCTGTATCTTATGGCGGCATTCTCACCCAGATCCAGATCGCTGGCGGTCACCACTCCCACAACGGAGCCTCTCCTGAGGTTCTCCTCTATCCTAAATTCGTATTTTGATTTCTGGAACTTGGGATCATTATCGTTGGCATCGAGAACACGAACTATGACACGTGTTTTTGCGTGGGCAGCGGGAGTGCCATTGTCCGTGGCCAAAACCGTCAGTTGATAGCGATCCCTGGCCTCTCGATCCAGAGGAGCACGCAAATATATCCAACCGGAGTT encodes:
- the LOC6730487 gene encoding protein dachsous, coding for MKATLDSVAAIETMTRVTFTANHESKDFAIFHRCRRRSNINSLYSPPALHPSHMLRSSLLILVAIVLLGSSQAASHDQERERKLEVFEGVAVDYQIGYIGDFGGIDSGPPYIIVAEAGVETDLAIDRATGEIRTKVKLDRETRASYSLVAIPLSGRNIRVLVTVKDENDNAPTFPQTSMHIEFPENTPREVKRTLLPARDLDLEPYNTQRYNIVSGNVNDAFRLSSHRERDGVLYLDLQISGFLDRETTPGYSLLIEALDGGTPPLRGFMTVNITIQDVNDNQPIFNQSRYFATVPENATVGTSVLQVYASDTDADENGLVEYAINRRQSDKEQMFRIDPRTGAIYINKALDFETKELHELVVVAKDHGEQPLETTAFVSIRVTDVNDNQPTINVIFLSDDASPKISESAQPGEFVARISVHDPDSKTEYANVNVTLNGGDGHFALTTRDNSIYLVIVHLPLDREIVSNYTLSVVATDKGTPPLHASKSIFLRITDVNDNSPEFEQDLYHANVMEVADPGTSVLQVLAHDRDEGLNSALTYSLAETPETHAQWFQIDPQTGLITTRSHIDCETEPVPQLTVVARDGGVPPLSSTATVLVTIHDVNDNEPIFDQSFYNVSVAENEPVGRCILKVSASDPDCGVNAMVNYTIGEGFKHLTEFEVRSASGEICIAGELDFERRSSYEFPVLATDRGGLSTTAMIKMQLTDVNDNRPVFYPREYKVSLRESPKAPSQASSTPIVAVVATDPDYGNFGQVSYRIVAGNEAGIFRIDRSTGEIFVVRPDMLSVRTQPMHMLNISATDGGNLRSNADAVVFLSIIDAMQRPPIFEKARYNYYVKEDIPRGTVVGSVIAASGDAAHRSPVRYSIYSGDPDGYFSIETNSGNIRIAKPLDHEAKSQVLLNIQATLGEPPVYGHTQVNIEVEDVNDNAPEFEASMVRISVPESAELGAPLYAAHAHDKDSGSSGQVTYSLVKDSGKGLFAIDARSGHLILSQHLDYESSQRHTLIVTATDGGVPSLSTNLTILVDVQDVNDNPPVFEKEEYSVNVSESRSINAQIIQVNASDLDTGNNARITYRIVDAGVDNVTNSISSSDVSQHFGIFPNSGWIYLRAPLDREARDRYQLTVLATDNGTPAAHAKTRVIVRVLDANDNDPKFQKSKYEFRIEENLRRGSVVGVVTASDLDLGENAAIRYSLLPINSSFQVHPVTGEISTREPLDRELRELYDLVVEARDQGTPVRSARVPVRIHVSDVNDNAPEIADPQEDVVSVREEQPPGTEVVRVRAVDRDHGQNASITYSIVKGRDSDGHGLFSIDPTSGVIRTRVVLDHEERSIYRLGVAASDGGSPPRETVRMLRVEVLDLNDNRPTFTSSSLVFRVREDAALGHVVGSISPIERPADVVRNSVEESFEDLRVTYTLNPLTKDLIEAAFDIDRHSGNLVVARLLDREVQSEFRLEIRALDTTATNNPQSSAITVKIEVADVNDNAPEWPQDPIDLQVSEATPVGTIIHNFTATDADTGTNGDLQYRLIRYFPQLNESQEQAIFSMDSLTGALSLQAPLDFEAVQEYLLIVQALDQSSNVTERLQTSVTVRLQVLDANDNAPQFVSPNSSGGKTASLFISDATRIGEVVAHIVAVDEDSGDNGRLTYEITGGNGEGRFRINSQTGIIELVKSLPPATEDVEKGGRFNLIITAKDHGQPEPKKSSLSLHLVVQGSHNNPPRFLQAVYRATILENVPSGSFVLQVTAKSLHGAENANLSYEIPGGVANDLFHVDWQRGIITTRGQFDRESQASYVLPVYVRDANRLSTLSSSAVRKQRSSDSIGDTSNGQHFDVATIYITVGDVNDNSPEFRPGSCYGLSVPENSEPGVIHTVVASDLDEGPNADLIYSITGGNLGNKFSIDSRSGELSARPLDREQNSRYTLQIQASDRGQPKSRQGHCNITIFVEDQNDNAPRFKLSKYTGSVQEDAPLGTSVVQISAVDADLGVNARLVYSLANETQWQFAIDSQSGLITTVGKLDRELQASYNFMVLATDGGRYEVRSATVPVQINVLDINDNRPVFERYPYIGQVPALIQPGQTLLKVQALDADLGANAEIVYSLNAENSAVSAKFRINPSTGALSASQSLASESGKLLHLEVVARDKGTPPQSSLGLIELLIGEAPQGTPVLRIQNETYRVMLKENSPSGTRLLQVVALRSDGRRQKVQFSFGAGNEDGILSLDSLSGEIRVNKPHLLDYDRFSTPSMSAFNRARALHYEEELEESSEDDTNNSTRSQRALTSSSFALTNSQPNEIRVVLVARTADAPFLASYAELVIELEDENDNSPKFSQKQFVATVSEGNNKGTFVAQVHAFDSDAGSNARLRYHIVDGNHDNAFVIEPAFSGIVRTNIVLDREIRDIYKLKIIATDEGVPQMTGTATIRVQIVDVNDNQPTFPPNNLVTVSEATELGAVITSISANDVDTYPALTYRLGAESTVDIENMSIFALDRYSGKVVLKRRLDYELQQEYELDVIASDAAHEARTVLTVRVNDENDNAPVFLAQQPPAYFAILPAISEISESLSVDFDLLTVNATDADSEGNNSKVIYIIEPAQEGFTVHPSNGVVSVNMSSLQPAVSPSGDYFVRIIAKDAGKPVLKSSTLLRVQASDNGSGRSQFLQNQYRAQISESAPLGSVVLQLGQDVLDQSLAIVAGNEESAFELLQSKAIVLVKPLDRERNDLYKLRLVLSQPHGPPLISSLNSSSGISVIITILDANDNFPIFDRSAKYEAEISELAPLRYSIAQLQAIDADQENTPSSEVVYDITSGNDEHMFTIDLVTGVLFVNNRLDYDSGAKSYELIIQACDSHHQRPLCSLQPFRLELHDENDNEPKFPLSEYVHFLAENEPVGSSVFRAHASDLDKGPFGQLNYSIGPVPSDESSWKMFRVDSESGLVTSAFVFDYEQRQRYDMELLASDMGGKKASVAVRVEIESRDEFTPQFTERTYRFVLPAAVALPQGYVVGQVTATDSDSGPDGRVVYQLSAPHSHFKVNRSSGAVLIKRKLKLDGDGDGNLYMDGRDISLVVSASSGRHNSLSSMAVVEIALDPLAHPGTNLASAGGSSGGSIGDWAIGLLVAFLLVLCAAAGIFLFIHMRSRKPRNAVKPHLATDNAGVGNTNSYVDPSAFDTIPIRGSISGGAAGAASGQFAPPKYDEIPPFGAHAGSSGAATTSELSGSEQSGSSGRGSAEDDGEDEEIRMINEGPLHHRNGGAGAGSDDGRISDISVQNTQEYLARLGIVDHDPSGAGGGASSMAGSSHPMHLYHDDDATARSDITNLIYAKLNDVTGAGSEIGSSADDAGTTAGSIGTIGTAITHGHGVMSSYGEVPVPVPVVVGGSNVGGSLSSIVHSEEELTGSYNWDYLLDWGPQYQPLAHVFSEIARLKDDTLSEHSGSGASSSAKSKHSSSHSSAGAGSVVLKPPPSAPPTHIPPPLLTNVAPRAINLPMRLPPHLSLAPAHLPRSPIGHEASGSFSTSSAMSPSFSPSLSPLATRSPSISPLGAGPPTHLPHVSLPRHGHAPQPSQRGNVGTRM